A stretch of DNA from candidate division WOR-3 bacterium:
CATCAGCAATAACTTCGACATCGATTTAATCATCTTCGATATTGAATTGACTGCAGCGCAGATAAGAAACATTGAAAACATCACCGGAGTCCGCATAATCGACAGAACGATGTTGATTCTTGATATCTTCGCCAAACACGCCCGCACCAAAGAAGCAAAATTACAGGTGGAATTAGCCCAGCTGGAATACCGTCTGCCGCGTCTTGTCGGAATGGGGCTCGAATATTCAAGATTGGGAGGAGGGATTGGAACACGAGGGCCCGGTGAGAAGAAGCTGGAAGTGGACCGACGGAGAATTCAACAACGTATTTCAACATTGAAAAACGCCCTGAAGAAGATTGAAAGAATCAAAAAGATCCAGCGCAAGGGGCGGAAAGGCCTGCCGAAGATCGCGGTGGTGGGTTATACCAACGCCGGAAAATCGTCCCTTGTCAACGCCCTGACCAAGGCGAAGTTGAAAATTTCCGAACATCTCTTCTCAACCCTTGACTCCAATACTTCAATCCTTTTCGTCCCCCCGAAATACAAGATGTTGATAAGCGATACTGTGGGTTTTCTGAAAAATCTTCCGCATAATCTCATCGCGTCGTTCCATGCCACACTGGCGGAAGTGCTTGAAGCCGACATTCTCATCCATGTCGTCGATTCGACGGCTGAAGATATTGATGCAAAAATCGCAACGGTCGACGACGTGCTGGAAAAACTCGGTTCTCATAGAACACCGAAGGTCGTGGTGTTGAACAAAATCGATCGATTATTTGAAGAAGAAAAAGAACGCTTCAAACAGAAATACCCGAATGCTTTCTTCGTCTCGGCAAAAGAAGGGCTGGGTCTCACCCCTTTAAAGGACTATCTGAAAAACTATTTTTTCAGGACCACTTGACCCCTGATGATTTTCTGTTATAATAAGTCGTGAACAACCGTTTTGATGAAATTATAGGACAGGACACCGCCAAAAGATTCGTCTCCACCGCCGTTAAAAAAGATAACTTATATAATTTTCTCTTTACCGGGCCCAGAGGTGTGGGCAAACGGGTTTTCGGTTTCGCACTTGCGAAGATCCTCCACTGTCCACCCGGCTCTCCTGGTTTCACCCTGATCGTTCCCATTCCTTCGAAAATAAAAAATAAAGAAGAAAAAATTCAGGAATACACAAATCGTTACCTGCCGGAAAATCCCGTAGTGGAATTTGAAGACCGTGCGGCGATACTCATTGAACAGATACGCAATCTCATCATGAAACTGATGCATATGCCTCAAAAAGGCTCCAGGCGGGTCGTTCTGATTCTTGAAGCGGATAAAATGACTGATGCCGCGGCAAACTGTTTTTTAAAAACCCTGGAGGAACCACCCCTTGATACCTTCTTTATTTTAACATCGTCGCGCCCTAATTTTTTACTGCCGACGATCCGCTCACGCTGCAGAAAGATACCTTTCGGCTATCTGAGCAACGAACAGATAAAAAACATCATCTTCGGCGAAGAAGATAATTTTCTGCTCGGCAGTCCCGGAGAAATTCTCGCTCTTCAGCTGAACGATTCCATTGACTACGCCTTCTCGATTCTGAAAAAAACACCTTTGAGTGAGAAAACAGCCGCGGCGGCGGCGAGGGAATACGAAGGAAAGAAAATTATAGACTTACTCTATCCTCTGCTTCTTTTCTA
This window harbors:
- the hflX gene encoding GTPase HflX, whose amino-acid sequence is MYDICIGDSHLRNRANNDTENHLHQKTVFKELRAKQISVQKDITKERILLVGVAKSQKERWRVIQSLEELANLTLTAGGKIIESFIQIKKRFDPATLIGIGKVKELAHISNNFDIDLIIFDIELTAAQIRNIENITGVRIIDRTMLILDIFAKHARTKEAKLQVELAQLEYRLPRLVGMGLEYSRLGGGIGTRGPGEKKLEVDRRRIQQRISTLKNALKKIERIKKIQRKGRKGLPKIAVVGYTNAGKSSLVNALTKAKLKISEHLFSTLDSNTSILFVPPKYKMLISDTVGFLKNLPHNLIASFHATLAEVLEADILIHVVDSTAEDIDAKIATVDDVLEKLGSHRTPKVVVLNKIDRLFEEEKERFKQKYPNAFFVSAKEGLGLTPLKDYLKNYFFRTT
- a CDS encoding AAA family ATPase; translation: MNNRFDEIIGQDTAKRFVSTAVKKDNLYNFLFTGPRGVGKRVFGFALAKILHCPPGSPGFTLIVPIPSKIKNKEEKIQEYTNRYLPENPVVEFEDRAAILIEQIRNLIMKLMHMPQKGSRRVVLILEADKMTDAAANCFLKTLEEPPLDTFFILTSSRPNFLLPTIRSRCRKIPFGYLSNEQIKNIIFGEEDNFLLGSPGEILALQLNDSIDYAFSILKKTPLSEKTAAAAAREYEGKKIIDLLYPLLLFYRLVLYRKFNLSLNTPYEKIIKKKAESLSVKTIIETLLMLNNSINALEHNPNQLLHLFSIFSKLP